The Rickettsiales bacterium genomic sequence ATAAGCATGAAGCCCAAAGCACAAGCACCAAGGCCAAGTAGCACGGATAAACTCACGTAAGATGCCGCATTTAACGTGTCACCTCGGTTAAACATGGCCAACGCCTCAAACGAAAAGGCCGAAAAGGTGGTAAACCCGCCTAGCACCCCGGTAATGAGAAACGCTTGCATCGCCGGTTTAGCCTCCAGCCCTTCGCGCATAAAATAACCCGCAATCAGGCCAATCAGCAACGAACCCAGCACATTCACGGCCAACGTACCGTAAGGAAACCCAACA encodes the following:
- the crcB gene encoding fluoride efflux transporter CrcB, with translation MNTALLLPIAAGGALGACARYLMSGAVSRFAGVGFPYGTLAVNVLGSLLIGLIAGYFMREGLEAKPAMQAFLITGVLGGFTTFSAFSFEALAMFNRGDTLNAASYVSLSVLLGLGACALGFMLIRTL